The Thalassotalea agarivorans region AGAAGAAATAAACGCGATAAACCAAGAAATAGATGCGCATTTTAGAAACAAAGCTTGGTTAAGAGTCGAAAATAGAACCTTTAACGTCATTAGTTTAGATGGGCATCATTATCACTCTAGTGCAGGTCTTAAGATTGGCCATGTCAGTGAAATTTATAAATACAGAAAAGCGCTTTTTGACCGCGTTGTAAAAGGTGAAACACTCTTTATCCCGCCGGTTTGGGCTGATGAGGACGTTGATGGTTTTATTGAAGACGGTGACAGAGATGCTGTTGTTTTTATTGCTACACCTGTTAGAGACATGTCGGGCAAAGTTATTGCGATTTTTGCCGTCCGTTTTGACGCTAGTAAGCGTTATGCCAGTTTGTTCAATGATGCAAGATTTGGCACCTCGTTTGAAAGCTACTTAATTGATCAAAATGGTTTTTTTGCTTCAGAAAGCCGATTTTTAAATAGGCTCAGAAAGCGTGGCATGGTGCCACCAACGGGCTCAACCATTCTCACCGTACAATTGCCTGATGTAGACAATAACCCGATAGCGCAAGCGGCGAGTTTTGGTAACAGTGGTCAGAGCTTGGAAGGATACATCGACTACCGAGGAAATCTTGTTATTGGCCAATGGGTTTGGTTTGCCAAGTACAATGTACTGCTTGTATCTGAGCAAGATTGGGACGACCTTGTTGCATCTTATCGCAACGTAAAAAATATATTTCTCATCAGTATCATTTTGCTGTTTAGTATCGTGTTTACGCTGTCAGTCTTTATGATCATCATTTCAAGGCGAGCAAATGAGATTAGCCAACGATCTAAAAAAGAGCTTGAAGAGCAAGTTCAGCAACGTACCAAAGATCTTGAAGCCGCCATTGAAACCAATGAGCTTGTTGTGCGTTCGATGTCAGAGGGTATTTTTGGGGTTGATATTGATGGGCAAATTGAGTTTTTTAACCACGCAGCTAGCACTATGCTTGGTTTTTCAGAAGACGAAGTCAAAGGTCAACATTGCTTTGATTTATTCCATCATACCGATAAGTTTGGCAAAAAAGTGACGGCTGAAACTAGCCGAATCATGACAGCGATTAGAGAGCAAAAACCCATTAAAATTCCAGAAACGATTTTCTGGACAAAAGCAGGTACCAATATACCGGTTGAGTTTAGCGTGAACCTTGTTGATGATAGAAAATCAACATTAGAAGCGGTAGTCACCTTCCAAGATATAACCAATCGCTTAGAAGAGCGAGAGCGTGTTGAAAAACTGATTGATACGGCGCCAGCGGCTATGCTTATCGTTAATAACAAACATCGCATTGAAATGTTTAACCAAGAAACAACTAAGTTACTCGGTTATTCAGATGAAGAGTTAAATGGTTTAGACGCAAGAAAGCTCATTCCGCCAGAAGTCGCTAAAGATTATGCTAACTACATCGACGATTTTTGGCAGAATCCGCGCCGAATTTCATCGGTAGAGGCGGGATTTGAAGCACGTGCAATCAAAAAATCGGGTGAAATAGTTGAGGTGGAAGATATTCACACACCAGTGACAATAGATAAAGAAGTAAAAGGTATTGTGCTGCTTCGCGATGTCACTATTGAAAACAAAGCTAAACAAACGCTGGTTAAAGCTAAAGAAATGGCAGATGAGGCTAGTAAAGCTAAATCCGATTTTCTGGCAAATATGAGGCATGAAATAAGAACACCAATGAATGCGATTATTGGTATGTCTGATCTTGCTATGCAGCATGTTAAAGATAATAAGGCGCGAAATTATATTGGCAAAGTCAATCGCGCTGCTGAATCGCTCCTTGGCATTATTAACGACATTCTTGATTTTTCAAAAATAGAGGCGGGTAAACTTACCTTAGAAGCCGTTGATTTCCATTTAGAAGACGTCTTAGCAGACTTTTCAAATTTAGTTGGGCTAAAAGCGCATGATAAAGGCTTAGAGCTGTTATTTGACGTTAAGCAAAATGTAACCCGCACGCTTGTAGGCGACCCGCTGAGATTAAATCAAATATTATTGAACCTAGGCTCGAACGCAACCAAGTTTACCGAAGAGGGTGAAATTGTTATTGCAGTGTCTCAAGTTGAACAAAAAGATAGCAAAGTTAAATTGCAGTTTGATGTGAAAGACTCTGGTATAGGTTTAACTGAGGAGCAACAGAGCAAGCTGTTCCGCTCGTTCCAACAAGCGGATACATCGACTACACGTAAATATGGTGGTACCGGGCTCGGCTTAACCATTTGTAAAAAGCTAACTGAGTTAATGGGTGGTGACATTTGGGTCACAAGTGAAGCCGGTCAGGGCAGTACGTTTTCGTTTACTGTTTGGTTAGAACATAGCGAAACACTATCAAGTGCGGCGGTTGCTAAGAAAAATCACGGACTGTTAAAAGACAAGCAAGTGTTAATCGCCGACGACAATCATATTGCGCTCGATGTACTTAAAGGAATCTTGGAAGGGTTCGGCTGTATTGTGACAACAACGTCTACTGGTGTGGAGGCTGTTAATACGGCTGAAAGCAGCATGCAGGTTTTTGATTTTGCGATTATCGATTGGAAAATGCCTGACATAGACGGCATAGAAGTTATACGGCAAATCAGCGGTTTGGAACCTAAAAAAGTGAATCATATGATGCTGATAACCGCATTAGGTAAAGATGAGGTTATTGATCAGGCTCAAGCGGAACAAGCAGAAAATATTGAAGCTTATTTAGCAAAACCTGTCACTTCTTCCGTGGTATTTGATCATATGCTTGATTTGCTGGGCGACAAGTATGCGCATACTACACGTCAACATATTCGCAGCGACGAGCTAAAAGATAACCAGGCATCACTTGCTGGTGCGAAGATTTTATTAGTAGAAGACAACGAGCTTAACCAAGAATTGGCAATGGAGTTACTAAAACAAGCTAATATTCATGTTGAACTGGCTGAAAACGGCCAGCAAGCGATTGATATGATATCGGCTAATGAATACGACGGCGTGTTAATGGATCTGCAAATGCCTATTATGGATGGCTACACCGCAACCAAGCAACTTAGAGCAAATGGCGTTACTTTGCCTATTATTGCGATGACCGCGAATGCCATGGCGGGTGATAAAGAAAAAGTATTAGCGGTTGGTATGAATGCACATATTGCAAAACCGATTAACGTTCGCGAAATGTTCTCTACCATGAGCACATGGATAAAAGTGAGTGGACTATCGCCATCTGAAAATACATTAAGTGAAACTTCAAACGACAGTGATGAGCCGGATAATTTTGATATGTTAGCGCATATCAATGCGGCAAAAGGGTTAGAAGTAAGTAATGGTAGCTCTAAACTGTATCGTAAATTGTTAGGTAAGTTTATCGATGGACAAACGCTATTCCATGAAGATTTCAGGGAAGCGTGGGCGCACGACAGAATGGAAGATGCAACCCGTATTGCACATACCCTAAAAGGCTCCGCGGGTAACATTGGGGCGACTGATTTACAGGCGCAAGCAACAAAATTGGAAAAAGCGTGTGCAGACAAAGCCTCGACAGAAGCGATAACAGCCTTGTTTGAACAAACCAAAGCGTCACTAAATGAAGTGCTTGACGATTTACAACGATTCTTTGATGCAAACCAAGTTGAAAAGGTAGCAACGAAAGCGACATTCGCGCTGGATGACGAGTTGTTAGCATCACTTGATAAATTGGCAGAGCTTATCGAAGAGTTTGAAACAGATGCCGTGGATTTAGTTGAAGAACTTATTCCGCAATTGTCAGGCAGTGGTTTAGAGAGTGAGTTTAAGAAAATCGCTCGTCATATTGAAAACTATGAATTTGATGAAGCACAACAAGTGTTTGATCAGTTTTTAGAAAAACTAAAGTCACGTTAGTACGTCAATAAAGTATGGTGATTAAAAAAAGTTTCAATTTTTTGAAACTTTTTTTGTTTTTAGTGTTGAAAACTCATTTCTCACCCCCATTAAAAGGTCAAGACGAATTTTTACCAAATATATTTTTATACGGAGATCCTCAAGATGGGCAAAATTATCGGTATTGACCTAGGGACTACTAACTCATGTGTTGCTGTTTTAGACGGTGACAATGTTCGTGTAATTGAAAACGCAGAAGGTGATCGTACTACACCTTCTATCATTGCATACACAGACGAAGGCGAAACATTAGTTGGTCAACCAGCTAAACGCCAAGCAGTTACAAACCCACAAAACACATTGTTTGCTATTAAGCGTTTAATCGGTCGTCGTTTCGAAGACAAAGAAGTACAACGCGATATTGACATTATGCCATTTGGTATTGCCAAAGCAGATAATGGCGATGCTTGGGTAGAAGCGAAAGGTGAAAAAATTGCACCACCACAAGTTTCTGCAGAAGTATTGAAGAAAATGAAGAAAACAGCAGAAGACTACTTAGGTGAAACAGTAACAGAAGCTGTTATCACAGTACCTGCTTACTTCAACGATTCACAACGTCAAGCGACAAAAGATGCTGGCCGTATCGCTGGCTTAGATGTTAAGCGTATTATTAACGAGCCGACAGCGGCTGCACTTGCTTACGGTATGGATAAGCAACAAGGCGATAAAGTTGTTGCTGTATACGACTTAGGTGGTGGTACGTTCGATATTTCAATCATCGAAATTGATGAAGTTGAAGGCGAGCACACGTTTGAAGTACTAGCGACTAATGGTGACACACACCTAGGTGGTGAAGATTTCGATAACCGCTTAATTAATTACTTAGTAGCCGAGTTCAAGAAAGACCAAGCGATTGACTTAACAAACGATCCACTGGCTATGCAACGTTTGAAAGAAGCGGCAGAAAAAGCGAAGTGTGAGCTTTCTTCAGCACAACAAACAGACGTTAACTTACCTTACATCACTGCTGATGCAACAGGTCCTAAGCACATGAACATCAAAGTTACACGTGCTAAGTTAGAGTCGCTTGTTGAAGATATGGTTAAAGCGACATTAGAGCCGCTTAAAACAGCATTAGCTGACGCTGACCTTTCAACATCAGACGTAACAGACGTTATTCTTGTTGGTGGTCAAACGCGTATGCCACTAGTACAAAAAACAGTAACAGATTTCTTTGGCAAAGAGCCTCGTAAAGATGTTAACCCTGACGAAGCCGTTGCATCAGGTGCAGCAGTTCAAGCGGGTGTACTAGCAGGTGATGTTACAGACGTATTACTACTAGACGTTACGCCTCTTTCTCTTGGTATTGAAACCATGGGTGGTGTGATGACTAAAGTTATCGACAAGAACACAACGATTCCTACTAAGCAATCGCAAACGTTCTCTACAGCTGAAGATAACCAAGCAGCGGTAACTGTGCATGTACTTCAAGGTGAGCGTAAGCAAGCACAAGCTAACAAATCACTTGGTCAGTTCAACTTAGAAGGTATCGACCCAGCGCCACGTGGTATGCCACAAATCGAAGTAACATTCGATATCGATGCTGACGGTATTTTACATGTGTCTGCTAAAGACAAGAACACAGGTAAAGAGCAGAAGATCACGATTAAAGCATCTTCTGGTTTATCGGACGATGAAGTAGAGCAAATGGTACGTGACGCAGAAGCGAATGCTGATGCAGATGCTAAGTTCGAAGAACTAGTAACAGCACGTAACCAAGCTGATGGTCTTGTACATGCTACTCGCAAGCAAGTTGAAGAAGCCGGTGATGAATTACCAGCAGAAGACAAAGACAAGATTGAAGCAGCATTAAAAGAGTTAGAAGAAGCGATTAAAGGCGATGACAAAGAAGCAATTGATGCTAAGTCACAAGCCGTTATCGAAGCTTCAGCTAAGTTAATGGAAATTGCTCAAGCAAAAGCTCAAGCACAACAAGCTGGCGCTGCAGGCGGCGAAGCACCACAAGGTGAACAAGGCCCAGCAGGCGATGACGTAGTTGACGCTGAGTTTGAAGAAGTTAAAGACGACAAGTAATAGCTGTCGTCTTTCATAAAACATAGTCAAAGCGTCGGTAACCGGCGCTTTGTTATGTTTTACTTAGAGGCTCTGGGCTGCGAGCTTCGAGCGGAAAGTACTAAGAGCTAGCGTAAAGTTGCTTGTACCTAGTTCCTCGTTCCTAGGAACGATAGTGACGAGTCCCTAGGAACCGTCATCCTGTAGGTGCCTACTAGGATGTAGGTACTTAGGTTTTGTCTGGAACTGAAAACCTGTGATACAGGATCTTAAAATCTATTTGTTTAGTCTTTTGACTAAAGAGCATAAACCAATAGATTTTCGAAAATTTGTAGTACGGATAAAGAATTAAGATTTATGTCTAAACGTGATTATTATGAATTATTAGGCGTTGCTAAAGATGCTGGCGAACGCGATATTAAAAAGGCCTATAAGCGCCTAGCGATGAAGTATCATCCGGATCGCACCAAAGGCGATGCCGAGAAAGAAGAAACGTTTAAGCAAATTAAAGAAGCATACGAAGTGCTTAAAGATGATCAAAAGCGTGCAGCTTATGATCAATACGGTCATGCTGCTTTTGAACAAGGTGGCATGGGCGGTGGCGGCGGCTTTGCTGGCGGCGCTGACTTTGGCGACATCTTTGGCGATGTCTTCGGTGATATTTTTGGTGGCGGTCGCCGAGGCGGTGGCTCACGCGCGCGTCGTGGTAGCGATTTGCGTTACAACTTAGAAATGACACTTGAAGAAGCTGTTAAAGGTAAATCAGTTGAAATACGTGTTCCTACCTACGTAGCCTGTGAACCATGTGATGGCAGTGGAGCTAAACCTGGCACAAGCGCTAAAACCTGTCCTACATGTCATGGCCACGGCCAAGTGCAAATGCGCCAAGGCTTGTTTGCGGTGCAGCAAACTTGTCCTACTTGTAACGGCCAAGGTAAGGTTATTGAAGAGAAGTGTACCTCTTGCTACGGACAAGGTCGCGTAGAGAAGACAAAAACACTTAACGCGAAGATTCCAGCAGGCGTCGATACAGGTGATAGAATTCGTTTAGCAGGCGAAGGTGAAGCCGGTGAACATGGTGCACCAGCAGGTGATTTGTATGTGCAAGTGCACGTAAAAGATCATCCTATTTTTGTTCGCGATGAAAATCACTTGTACTGTGAAGTGCCAATTAGCTATACCACAGCAGCATTGGGCGGTGAGATTGAAGTACCGACCTTAGCAGGCAAAGTTAAGCTTAAGATACCGAAAGAAACACAAACCGGTAAAATGTTTAGAATGCGTGGCAAAGGCGTTAAGTCAGTTCGCAGCTCACACACAGGTGACTTGATGTGTAAAGTGGTGGTGGAAACACCAGTGAATTTGTCAGCCAAGCAACGAGAAATTTTAGAGCAGCTTGAAGAAAGCATTGACGGTAAGAAGAATAGACCAAAAGAAAGCTCTTTCTTTGATGGCGTGAAAAAGTTTTTCGACGACCTAACTTCATAATAAAAAGCACCTTCGGGTGCTTTTTTTATTGCCGCTCAAAAACGCCGCTTGGCAATAAATAGCGCACGAAACATAAGTCACCTTTATCTCTTACTGTTGATTTCTTATACTGCTGTAAGGTATTTATTTCAGGAATTGGCTGTGCAACTAGAACAGATATGGTCGACCTACCGAGGCACGCTTAAAAATTTTCTACATGCAAAAGTCTCAGATCCAGACGAAGTAGAAGATCTTCTGCAAGATGTGCTGATTAAAGTACATACTAATCTAGACAAGATTAAGGATGACAGTTCTGTTAAATCTTGGCTTTTTACCACAACCAATCATGCCATTATTGATTTTTATCGTAGCAATGCCCGCAAACGCCAATTAACACAAGAAGACACTTGGTACGAAGAAGAAGCAGAAGAAGACATTAAGCAACAAATGGCACCTTGCGTTTTGTCCTTTATCGATGGCTTAGATGCTGATGATGCAGCCTTACTTAGAATGGTAGAAATAGAGAATAAGCCACAAAAGGCGCTCGCTGAATCGATGAACATAAGCTATTCCACGTTAAAATCTAGAGTTCAGTCAGCTCGCCGTAAGTTGAAAGGTCTGTTTGACCAGTGCTGCAGTTTTGAACTTGATAGCCAAGGCAACTTAATGGATGCAACGCGAAAAAATAATGCCTGCAGCAAATGCTAATCTACCGCCATACTGCATGACTTTTTAAAAAATTTTGTTTAATTTTCGTCTTTTTGCTACATGCATCGTCTTATAGGTAAATACGTTAATTGGTCCTGGTGACTAATCACGTTTAACCCTATTCGAGGATGTTGTCATGATTAAAGTTGTTAGTTTTAGAATCTGCCCATTTGTTCAACGTGTAACTGCGCTTTTAGAAGCGAAAAATGTGCCTTATGAAATAGAGTACATTTCATTAAGCGATAAACCACAATGGTTTTTAGATATTTCGCCTAATGGCCAAGTGCCTTTATTAGTGACTGAAAATGGTACAGCCTTGTTTGAATCAGACGCTATAGCAGAGTATTTAGATGATCAATATGCACCGATTGTTGCTGACGTATCTGCAGAACAAAAGGCGTTAGATCGTGCTTGGACCTACCAAGCGACTAAGCACTATTTGGTGCAATGTGGCACCATGAGCAGTAAAGACAAAGAGACTTTTGAAACACGTTTTGAAAAACTGTCAAAAGCCTTTGCTAAAGCTGAAAAATACCTCGCCGAAGCAAACCACAATGGCCCGTTTTGGCATGGCGATTATGTGTCAAATGTTGATATGGCTTGGTTTGTTCTTCTGCATAGAGCGCATATTGTTGAGCAACATTCAGGTTTGGACTTTTTCGCTCAGTTCCCGCGCGTTAAAGCATGGCAACAAGCGTTGATGGCAACACAATTACCTGAGTCTACTGTGTCTGATGATTTTGTAGAAAAGTTTTCAAATTTTTACTTATCTGAGAATACATACTTAGGAAGAAAGCTTGAACAAAGCTGTGCGCCAGCTGAAAAAAGCGCATGTAGTACATCAAGTTGTTGTGGATAGATGAAAAAGCGCCTTCGGGCGCTTTTTTAATGCGTGCTAAGAGCTACGTGCCACGCGCTCTTACTCCTTGCCCCATGCTCCTTGTACCCTTAAGCGAAGCGCACTTGCTCCTTGCCCCTAGGAACGAAGTAACGAATGGGCACTCTTTACAGTATTAAAGCTTTTAGCCAGTCCCTATTTTTACTCCGTAAAATTAGGGACGACGCCACTGCGGCTATGTTCAAAAATGAGGGAAGTTTCAACGGTTTGTACTTCATCACGGGAGGTAATTGCTTCAAACACGAATTTACGCAAGTGCTCACTATCTCGCACAGACATATGGATAAAGTAATCGTACATGCCGCCCATGTGATACAAGCTGACAATTTCGGGTAACAACAATAGATCATCGCGCAGCTTATCAACGATTTCTTCTGAGTAAGGTTGCAGTTTTATCGCAGCGATGGCTTCGATATTGCCGCCGATAGTTTTGAAATCGATATCGATAAAAGCACTTTTTATCACACCCGCTTGTTTCATACGTTTAACACGTTCTAAACAAGTAGATGGGGCAATACCTATTTTGCTTGCTAGCTCTTTGTTGGTGATATCAGCATCTCTAAACAAGATGGTTAATATGCGTAAATCTATGTCATCTAACTTTTTCATTAACGTACTTATCGAACAAATCCTAACTTAATACTACCTTACATTTTATACAGATTAACAGAGCGTTTATCATCTGTTTTTGAATTAATGTCGCTA contains the following coding sequences:
- a CDS encoding response regulator; amino-acid sequence: MWLRKNYKNILAFCILSFATVAKANELSPELLEWAMQNQTVTVGIDDNLPPFDFIDDRGRPSGVGRLARDSLNQDLPFELKVTSARSFRKVYNEVKRGELDVVSMCAKTPEREGEVLFTRPLITLTPVLVTQEGGAGISSLDQVQSFHRISAVSGYNTTDYAEKISKGTEVIGVADTKAGLRAVSEGKVDGFVSYYYTVHQLAESQGLKNLNYIQLKNFKPFTAGFCVNKDKPEIVKILNHFIREKGPNFGPDMQIEWQAMKATTSIDETEKDNAMVWFVGIAALTFVYLVIRVSQQYSLSIARNFDTNTFRIVYFLVIALMLAIIGYLMTNHLSNKEEQIKTELLDTFELTQDVALKMLDSWYTPREAYTKDIANSDRFRMLVEQRAKFASSTERIEEINAINQEIDAHFRNKAWLRVENRTFNVISLDGHHYHSSAGLKIGHVSEIYKYRKALFDRVVKGETLFIPPVWADEDVDGFIEDGDRDAVVFIATPVRDMSGKVIAIFAVRFDASKRYASLFNDARFGTSFESYLIDQNGFFASESRFLNRLRKRGMVPPTGSTILTVQLPDVDNNPIAQAASFGNSGQSLEGYIDYRGNLVIGQWVWFAKYNVLLVSEQDWDDLVASYRNVKNIFLISIILLFSIVFTLSVFMIIISRRANEISQRSKKELEEQVQQRTKDLEAAIETNELVVRSMSEGIFGVDIDGQIEFFNHAASTMLGFSEDEVKGQHCFDLFHHTDKFGKKVTAETSRIMTAIREQKPIKIPETIFWTKAGTNIPVEFSVNLVDDRKSTLEAVVTFQDITNRLEERERVEKLIDTAPAAMLIVNNKHRIEMFNQETTKLLGYSDEELNGLDARKLIPPEVAKDYANYIDDFWQNPRRISSVEAGFEARAIKKSGEIVEVEDIHTPVTIDKEVKGIVLLRDVTIENKAKQTLVKAKEMADEASKAKSDFLANMRHEIRTPMNAIIGMSDLAMQHVKDNKARNYIGKVNRAAESLLGIINDILDFSKIEAGKLTLEAVDFHLEDVLADFSNLVGLKAHDKGLELLFDVKQNVTRTLVGDPLRLNQILLNLGSNATKFTEEGEIVIAVSQVEQKDSKVKLQFDVKDSGIGLTEEQQSKLFRSFQQADTSTTRKYGGTGLGLTICKKLTELMGGDIWVTSEAGQGSTFSFTVWLEHSETLSSAAVAKKNHGLLKDKQVLIADDNHIALDVLKGILEGFGCIVTTTSTGVEAVNTAESSMQVFDFAIIDWKMPDIDGIEVIRQISGLEPKKVNHMMLITALGKDEVIDQAQAEQAENIEAYLAKPVTSSVVFDHMLDLLGDKYAHTTRQHIRSDELKDNQASLAGAKILLVEDNELNQELAMELLKQANIHVELAENGQQAIDMISANEYDGVLMDLQMPIMDGYTATKQLRANGVTLPIIAMTANAMAGDKEKVLAVGMNAHIAKPINVREMFSTMSTWIKVSGLSPSENTLSETSNDSDEPDNFDMLAHINAAKGLEVSNGSSKLYRKLLGKFIDGQTLFHEDFREAWAHDRMEDATRIAHTLKGSAGNIGATDLQAQATKLEKACADKASTEAITALFEQTKASLNEVLDDLQRFFDANQVEKVATKATFALDDELLASLDKLAELIEEFETDAVDLVEELIPQLSGSGLESEFKKIARHIENYEFDEAQQVFDQFLEKLKSR
- a CDS encoding Lrp/AsnC family transcriptional regulator → MKKLDDIDLRILTILFRDADITNKELASKIGIAPSTCLERVKRMKQAGVIKSAFIDIDFKTIGGNIEAIAAIKLQPYSEEIVDKLRDDLLLLPEIVSLYHMGGMYDYFIHMSVRDSEHLRKFVFEAITSRDEVQTVETSLIFEHSRSGVVPNFTE
- the sigZ gene encoding RNA polymerase sigma factor SigZ; the encoded protein is MQLEQIWSTYRGTLKNFLHAKVSDPDEVEDLLQDVLIKVHTNLDKIKDDSSVKSWLFTTTNHAIIDFYRSNARKRQLTQEDTWYEEEAEEDIKQQMAPCVLSFIDGLDADDAALLRMVEIENKPQKALAESMNISYSTLKSRVQSARRKLKGLFDQCCSFELDSQGNLMDATRKNNACSKC
- the dnaK gene encoding molecular chaperone DnaK, whose amino-acid sequence is MGKIIGIDLGTTNSCVAVLDGDNVRVIENAEGDRTTPSIIAYTDEGETLVGQPAKRQAVTNPQNTLFAIKRLIGRRFEDKEVQRDIDIMPFGIAKADNGDAWVEAKGEKIAPPQVSAEVLKKMKKTAEDYLGETVTEAVITVPAYFNDSQRQATKDAGRIAGLDVKRIINEPTAAALAYGMDKQQGDKVVAVYDLGGGTFDISIIEIDEVEGEHTFEVLATNGDTHLGGEDFDNRLINYLVAEFKKDQAIDLTNDPLAMQRLKEAAEKAKCELSSAQQTDVNLPYITADATGPKHMNIKVTRAKLESLVEDMVKATLEPLKTALADADLSTSDVTDVILVGGQTRMPLVQKTVTDFFGKEPRKDVNPDEAVASGAAVQAGVLAGDVTDVLLLDVTPLSLGIETMGGVMTKVIDKNTTIPTKQSQTFSTAEDNQAAVTVHVLQGERKQAQANKSLGQFNLEGIDPAPRGMPQIEVTFDIDADGILHVSAKDKNTGKEQKITIKASSGLSDDEVEQMVRDAEANADADAKFEELVTARNQADGLVHATRKQVEEAGDELPAEDKDKIEAALKELEEAIKGDDKEAIDAKSQAVIEASAKLMEIAQAKAQAQQAGAAGGEAPQGEQGPAGDDVVDAEFEEVKDDK
- a CDS encoding glutathione S-transferase family protein, whose protein sequence is MIKVVSFRICPFVQRVTALLEAKNVPYEIEYISLSDKPQWFLDISPNGQVPLLVTENGTALFESDAIAEYLDDQYAPIVADVSAEQKALDRAWTYQATKHYLVQCGTMSSKDKETFETRFEKLSKAFAKAEKYLAEANHNGPFWHGDYVSNVDMAWFVLLHRAHIVEQHSGLDFFAQFPRVKAWQQALMATQLPESTVSDDFVEKFSNFYLSENTYLGRKLEQSCAPAEKSACSTSSCCG
- the dnaJ gene encoding molecular chaperone DnaJ; its protein translation is MSKRDYYELLGVAKDAGERDIKKAYKRLAMKYHPDRTKGDAEKEETFKQIKEAYEVLKDDQKRAAYDQYGHAAFEQGGMGGGGGFAGGADFGDIFGDVFGDIFGGGRRGGGSRARRGSDLRYNLEMTLEEAVKGKSVEIRVPTYVACEPCDGSGAKPGTSAKTCPTCHGHGQVQMRQGLFAVQQTCPTCNGQGKVIEEKCTSCYGQGRVEKTKTLNAKIPAGVDTGDRIRLAGEGEAGEHGAPAGDLYVQVHVKDHPIFVRDENHLYCEVPISYTTAALGGEIEVPTLAGKVKLKIPKETQTGKMFRMRGKGVKSVRSSHTGDLMCKVVVETPVNLSAKQREILEQLEESIDGKKNRPKESSFFDGVKKFFDDLTS